One window of Microtus pennsylvanicus isolate mMicPen1 chromosome X, mMicPen1.hap1, whole genome shotgun sequence genomic DNA carries:
- the Gprasp3 gene encoding G protein-coupled receptor associated sorting protein 3: MTGSKNKARAQAKLEKKASAHAKAMAEREASHAGRASGKNRDKGKAKGGARADAVAEMKAGSKSKTEMREGAKGLGKGSSDFSHKSENKAARSTRKEKASSDTWFWAGEDSGLNSLFWKGEELSTNSVARCENKSSTVPQSHPEESEPAPRTSHRSKSGPEEEEEENVIGNWFWEGDDTGFDPDPKPVFRIVKPQPVDEINEKNRPKDWSEVTIWPKAPAVIPAVLGFLSKDSSEARPSSYIVLASNEEETSTTACTKNARSSLQPIPEYPFGSDPCIQTLDEIKQQIKIRETNGIKPFACACKMECYLDSPEFEKLVNILKSTTDPLIHKIAQIAMGIHKVHPFAREFINEVGVVTLIESLLSFSSPESRNKTVITLNSSGNDRQHKVEFHVRHMCKETVSFPLNSPGQQSGLKIIGQLTTESVHHYIVVSYFSELFHLLSQGNRKTRNLVLKVFLNMSENPKAARDMINMKALAALKLIFNQKEAKANLVSAVAIFINIKEHIRKGSIVVADHMSYNTLTAIFREVKCIIERM; the protein is encoded by the coding sequence ATGACTGGCTCAAAGAATAAGGCTAGAGCACAGgctaaactagaaaaaaaagcaagtgcACACGCCAAAGCTATGGCAGAGAGGGAGGCTAGTCATGCAGGCAGAGCTTCAGGAAAAAACCGGGACAAAGGAAAAGCTAAGGGAGGAGCAAGAGCAGACGCAGTGGCCGAGATGAAGGCGGGGTCTAAGAGCAAAACTGAGATGAGAGAAGGGGCTAAGGGCCTAGGAAAAGGCTCATCCGATTTCAGCCATAAGTCTGAGAACAAGGCTGCTAGATCTACACGGAAAGAGAAGGCTAGTAGTGATACCTGGTTCTGGGCTGGGGAAGATTCTGGTCTCAATTCCTTGTTCTGGAAGGGAGAAGAGCTTAGTACTAATTCAGTTGCTAGGTGTGAAAATAAAAGTTCTACTGTTCCTCAGAGCCATCCAGAGGAGTCAGAGCCTGCACCTAGGACCAGCCACAGGTCTAAGTCAgggccagaggaggaggaggaagagaatgttATTGGGAACTGGTTTTGGGAAGGAGATGACACTGGTTTTGATCCTGATCCTAAACCTGTGTTCAGAATAGTTAAACCTCAACCAGTGGatgaaattaatgaaaagaatAGGCCGAAGGACTGGTCTGAGGTTACCATTTGGCCTAAAGCTCCTGCTGTAATTCCAGCAGTGTTAGGTTTTCTATCTAAGGATTCTTCTGAGGCAAGGCCCTCATCATATATTGTTCTGGCCTCAAATGAAGAAGAAACTTCAACAACAGCCTGCACTAAGAATGCTCGATCAAGTCTACAGCCTATACCTGAGTATCCATTTGGTTCTGATCCTTGCATCCAGACCTTAGATGAAATTAAACAGcaaatcaaaatcagagaaactaATGGCATCAAGCCCTTTGCTTGCGCTTGCAAAATGGAGTGCTATTTAGATTCTCCAGAATTTGAAAAGCTTGTTAACATACTCAAGTCAACTACTGATCCCCTCATTCATAAAATAGCACAGATAGCAATGGGCATACATAAAGTTCATCCGTTTGCCCGGGAATTCATTAATGAAGTGGGTGTGGTGACACTTATTGAAAGCTTGCTCAGTTTTTCTTCCCCTGAGAGTAGAAATAAAACTGTTATTACTCTGAAttcttctgggaatgacagaCAACACAAAGTGGAATTTCATGTTAGACATATGTGTAAAGAAACTGTGTCTTTCCCCTTGAACTCACCTGGTCAGCAGTCTGGATTAAAGATAATAGGGCAGCTGACTACCGAGTCTGTCCATCACTACATTGTCGTGAGTTACTTTTCAGAACTTTTCCATTTGCTGTCCCAGGGAAATCGTAAGACTAGAAATCttgttttgaaagtatttttgaaTATGTCTGAAAATCCAAAGGCAGCCAGAGATATGATCAATATGAAGGCATTAGCAGCATTAAAACTCATCTTTAACCAAAAAGAGGCGAAAGCAAATCTTGTTAGTGCTGTGGCCATCTTTATTAACATAAAGGAGCATATTAGAAAGGGCTCAATTGTAGTAGCTGATCACATGAGTTACAATACTCTTACTGCCATATTCCGTGAAGTTAAATGCATTATTGAAAGAATGTAA